The genomic segment aaaaaagcaggttaaatgggtcattagcaggttgacccgacctgcaacagatcaggtcggggtttcaatttttgacccatttaattaaatgggtcaggttcaggtcaagggtctgttgacccatttatatatgacccgaacctgaaaacgacccaacccgacctgtttgacacccttaggtgtgactaccacaaagagcacggccatactCTAACACAATGTCGCGAACTCAAGCGTATCCTACATCAACTGGCCGATGAGGGAAAGCTGTCCAGGTTCCTCAACATGAAGGACTATGATGCGGGAAGAGAAGCAGCCAGGAGGCCATGGAATCAAAGACGCAGGTCCCCCAGAAGGGATGAGGCCAAGCATgaaagttccaacacacaaGGAACTATCAACGTAATTTTCGGAGGATACACAGAAGAATTTCCTACCATTCGAGCCGCCAAGGATATCGTCCATACTCTACTGAAGGGGCCACCAAAAACCGTATCAAAGGGGCCGATCATGAGATTCGACGCCACTACCTCTCAACCGCTGCAACAACCACACACCGATCCTCTAGTGGTCACCCTCAAAGTCGGGCAAATGAAGGTCAAGAGAGTATTGGTAGACACCGGAAGCACGGCCGACCTCATAACCATGGAGTgcctaagaaaaatgaaattcgaAGAAAAGCACTTGCAGCCTCTCGACAAACCATTGATTGGGTTTGGAGGTAATCAGGTCATTCCACTAGGCACGATCATTCTACCCGTAAGGGTGGGGGAAAGAAACAGAAGCAGGGCCATGCCCGTACGATTCACGGTAGTGGATCTCACATTCCCCTATAATGCCATCATGGGGCTCCCGCTCATCAACAAGATAAAGGCCGCGATCTTTCCTCATCAACTCCTGTTGCAATTCGAACAGGATGATGGCCGGGTGGGCGTCCTTAAAGAAGACCAAGTAACAGCCCGACAATGCCTCGTGAATACCCTGAAGCGAGAAACATCCGCCACTCCCTCCAAGAGAAAGAGGGAAGAAGAGTCTCCAACCGTCATGAGCGTATACACGGACGGTCCCAATAGCCACGAAAGGCCTCATCCCGTGGAGCGATATGAGGAGACGGAAATTTTCGACGGGAAGTAGATCAAAATCAGAAAAGATCTTCCAGACGCAATCAAGAACGATGTCGTGGCCACTATTGCTGACTTCCGCGACATCTTCGCATTTACCACGGAAGAGATGCCTGGTATACCAACAAGTGTCATGTGCCACAAACTTGACATAAAACCAGGTTACAAGCCCGTGAAGCAAAAGCTGCGGCATCAAGGGAAGGAAAGAATAGATGCCGCCAAGACAGAGGTAGAGAAATTGCTGAAAGCTGGGTTCATCCGGGAGTGCAAATATTCAGATTGGCTTTCCAACGTCGTCCTCGTAAAAAAGTCCAAtggcaagtggaggatgtgcgttgaCTTCACGGATTTAAACAAAGCATGCCCCAAAGATGACTATCCCCTCCCAAAAATAGATCATTTGGTAGACTCTACCGCGGGCCACGCTCTACTGAGCTTCATGGATGCTAACGCTGGTTACCATCAAATTCCCTTGGCCACAGAAGACCAGCCACACACAGCCTTCATCACAAATACTGGAGTATATTGTTATAAAGTCATGCCCTTTGAGTTGAAGAACACCGGAGCCACTTACCAAAGAATGGTTAACAAAGTTTTCCAGTCCCAGATCGGGCGAAACTTAGAAgtatacgtggatgacatgatCATAAAAAGCAAACAGGCGTCCCGCCATGCCGCGGACTTACGGGAAACTTTCATGACCCTCCGAAAACACCAAATGCGACTCAATCCTGAGAAATGCGTGTTTGGGATCACTGGAGGGAAGTGTCTTGGGTTTCTAGTGGATGAAAGAGGCATTGAAGCAAACCCCGAAAAGATTCAGGCAATCCCAGATATGAAATCTCCCAGGTCCGTAAAAGAGGTACAGAAACTAACAGGGTGCCTAGCTGCCTTAGGGAGATTTCTATCCAAATCTGCGGATAAATGCTCCCctttcttcaaaacccttaagcagagcaagttcgaatggactaCAGAAGCGGAAGAATCTTTTAGTCAGTTAAAAGACCACCTATCATCACTGCCAAGATTAGTCTCACCTATCAACGGGGAGGGGCTCATCTTATATGTTTCGGTTTCCGAATATTCCCTGTTAGGGGTGCTAATCGCTGAAAGAGAGAAGCAGCAACTCCCTGTGTACTATATAAGCCACGCCTTCCGAGGCTCAGAGGGAACTATAGTGAAGTGGAAAAGGTCCTGTTCGCAGTCGTGATGGCAAGTAGGAAATTGAAACCATACTTCCAATCCCATCAAATCAACGTACGGAGCAATCAACCATTGAGAAAGATTCTAGAAGGAAAGAATAAATCAAGTCGCGTCACTGATTGGGCTAATCAACTTGCGGATTTCGGTATTGAATAGGAACCTCGGACAGCAATCAAAGCGCAAGCCCTGGCTGACTTCATTGCTGAAAGTACTATCCCCATCATCCTGAAACCGATCACgaatggaagttgtatgtagatgggtcctcAACGAAATCAGCAAGTGGGGCTGGAACTCCTCATTGTGTCTTCCGctggggtccgtatggaaagggcggtcagaTTCGAGTTCGCGGCATCCAACAATGAGGCCGAATACGAAGCATTACTGATGGGATTGAAAATTTGCTACGAGGCAGGAGCCAAAGTGCTATCCGCGTTTTCTGACTCCGAACTAATAGTTGGACAAGTTAATGGGGAATTTGAAGCCAAAGATGACAGCATGAAAATGTACTTACAGCAAGTAAAAAgatttgttcaaaaattcgacAAGTTCACGTTGATCCACATCCGGAGATCCCAAAATGCACAGGCCGATTCTCTAGCGAAACTCGCCAGCTCAGCAGAAACATCCGCGGCTTGTGACATCATCTGGGAAGTGCTTCCAAACCCCAGTATCGACCACATGGTCAACACCATTGACAGGTCAGAAACGTGGATAGAACCCTACATCGAATTTTTGCAAAACCAGACGCTTCCCCAGGATGAAAATCAAGCAAAAGTGTTCCAGAAGAAGGCTagatggttcgaactccacgaGGGAACACTCTACAAAAAGTCATACACTCATCCCCTCTTAAAATGTGTTTCCCCTGAAGAAGGTAATTACATCCTTCGCGAGATACACGAAGGCGGATGCGGTATACATCAGGGTGTACGAACTGTCATTGGAAAAGTACTCAGATGCGGATATTATTGGCCTTCACTGCGTGAAGACGCGGAAAAATTGATCAAACGATGTCCCAAATGTcagtaccactcaaagataggaaggaagcccTCAAATTACTTGACCGTCATGCAAGCCGTTCTGCCTTTCGACAAGTGGGGCATagatctccttggcccctttCCCCCCGCAAAGGGGCAACGGAAGTTTATCattgtggccattgattatttcaccaaGTATGTAGAAGCAGAAGCCCTTAGCTCAATCACAGACAAgcaagtctgtcagtttatatggCGAAATATCATTACAAGATACGGTATTCCTCGTGTGATCATCACTGACAATGGGAGACAGTTTATCAGTACAAACACAACACAATACTGTGATAAGTTTGGTATTCAAATCCGTTTCAGCTCCATATCTCGGCCACAAACAAATGGGCAAGTTGAATCAGCAAACAAGGAGATCCTGAATGGCATCAAGAAGAAGATAGAGGGGGTTAAAGGTACATGGGACGAAGAACTGCCCGGCATTTTGTGGGCAAGCCGAACAACCGTCAAAGAAGCAACGGGGCATACCCCGTTCTCTTTGGTATATGGATCTGAAGCAGTGCTTCCAGTAGAGATAGGCATACCATCcacaagggtcacctactactcacacgacgaGAATGAACAAAGGAAAAGGGAGAACTTGGATCTGCTCCCAGAAACACGGGGGAACGCATTATTAAGGTCCATGGCCCAGAAGCAAAAAATGGTCCGCAGTTTCAATCGGCTCGTCAAAACCAAACATATCCATGTGAGGGACTATGTCCTACGCAAAGTCGAGGCAACAGGGAAAATCGTAGAGAAAGGAAAGCTTGGAGCCAACTGGGATGGTCCGTTCAAAATCGTCCGTATCATCAAGCCTGGAACATTTGAACTGGAAGACATGAAGGGAAAGAAGCTACCCcgcccatggaatggagatcatTTGAAAAAGTACTTCATTTAAATAAGATTCGCAAGAGGCCAGTCTGATCATTAATGTCATCACAAGTTCATCCCGCGGCATTATCACATTATCCAGAATCAGTTGTATTTCATCCCGCGGCATGAGTCGCGTTGTCATTACATTCAATAATAATCGAGATTTCATTTTTCTGATTTATCCGGCTCTAAAAATATTCAGTTATACTCTACTTCCGGTAATATTGCAAATCTTATAAAATTCAGTTATgtcaataagtcggaccctcagattagggtccctaagttcaaaaatattctaagtcatTCACTAAGATGTtacccaaccgggacatcgacaagtcggaccctcagattggggtccctaagttcaaaaatattctaagttattcACTAAGATGTTTCCCAatcgggacatcgacaagtcggacccacagattggggtcccaaacttcaaaaatattgtaagttatTCACtgagatgtttcccaaccgggacatcgacaagtcggacccccagattggggtcccaaacttcaaaaatattctaagttattcACTAAGATGTTTTCCAACCGgtacatcgacaagtcggacccccagattggggtcccaaacttcaaaaatattctaagttattcGCTAAAAtatttcccaaccgggacatcgacaagtcggaccctcagattggggtcccaagtTCAAAATCATTCCAAATAAATATCTAGCTAATGTTTCTTGTCCGCaacgtcgacaagtcggaccctctgaTAAGGGTCCTGAAGTTCAACATCAGACTAAGCAAATTTTTAAGGTCACCCAGCCGTGACATTGATAAGTCGGACACTTAAATTGGTTCCAAGGTCGAAGTTGTCAAATCTACTCCAAGTAAATATCTTCTAGCCGTGACATCAAGTAAAGATTATTTCTCGTCTACTGATGGAAAGAAGCCGCGGCCAATGAAAgagaatttgaaatatttaaataCAACAATACGGTATCAAGAACAATCATAAATCATACGAATAATTCAACGCACAAATTGATTCTATTCAAGGTTACAAAAGTTGatattacaaaatttatattacaaaaacTAAACATTATCCAAAAAGGCATCGACGTCCCCCTCAGTGTCCTGGGCCGGCAACGGAGGAGATTCAGCCGCCCCCTCTTCAAGACTTGGAGTGAAGCTCACAAAATCTTCAACGTTGAATGGCTCCACTTCAATCCCGGATAGCTCCTTGGACAAACCCTGGAGGTTTCTTCCTTCGTCGATAAGGAGATTTGACAAGTCTAAGCATAAACTCTCCAGTTGGGAAAGCGCCAAGTTCTCAGGGGTCCCCGAGGTCGAAGGAGGGGAGAGAGTTAAGTTATCCAGATCAAGGCATAATGCCTCCTTCTCAGCCGCGACATCAACCCTCTTCGACCAAGCCCTCGCCTCTTCCACATCCCAGTTGGGGTCCACCAGTACCGCCGACTTCCGTTCCAAAATTGGAGCTAGGTTGGCCAAAGCTTCGTCCCCCTTGTGATATGCCTTTTGTTTGAGGGAATCGAAGTCAACGCCTAACTTCGCGGCAGCCAGACGGTACCTCTCTTCAGTAATTGTGGACCCCGTGCCTACCATTTCTGCTGTCAGACTCCCTAAGAAACTCGACGCTTCCAGTTCGTCCGAAGTAAGCCAATCCCTAGCTATCCGAGCTCGTCTCCCCAAGCTGGTCTTATAAACCCGAGCCGCGGATAGCAAAGTCTTGAATTTGGCCGAATCAGCCGACACCTGTTCCAAAAGacactggttctgatgaaccagTTTAGCATGAACATCCATTAGGTGACCGACTTCGTGGCCGAGGGTCGCCGATTTATTGGAAGCCGCGTCCAGACTCTCGACGGTCTCCTCCAGTTGCTTCCTCGCCCTCTCCCGCCACTATTCAGTTCTGACTAAACGCTCCTTCAGCTCAGAGCATTTAGCCAGCTTTTCCTTTAAGCCCGGCAGTTCATCTCGGAGCTTTTGAAGCTCCTCGTCCTGCTCATTGCAGCGGGAGGATAAGGCAGCCAGAGTCTCCCTGTCCGCGGCGCTTTGGCGACTGAGGTTGAGCTCAAAAGACAACCTCAGGAAAGCCTGCAAAAAGAATAAGTCAAAATCCAGACATAGTTAACTTAAGAAGATATAAGAGGAAGGATGTTACCTCAGCCGCGGAAACTTGGAGCTGACGCACCCTATCGGTGGGGGAAAGGGACTCCAAGAGACCAACATCCACTTGGCTGATCAAGTGAGAAGTCGCCCTATTAAACCGGGTTATCATGCCCTTATGGCCCAAATCGGTGAAAGGGGTGTCGTGCCGGAAAGGAAGAACCTCCCGACGACGATACACCTCTTCCACCTTCGCTTTAGGAGCCGCGGCAGACTCCCCCACCTTCTCTTTGCCCCGGCTCAGGACGGGGGACGCCTTAGCTTGAGGTGAAGCCACCTCCTCTTCCACCGACCTCATCTGCAGAGGTACGACTGACATTATTGTTGTTCCCGCCGAGGCCTTCTTTGAGGCACCCTCCTCATGGGAGGAAGAGactttctttctcttcctctcccTCTTCTTCGATTCCCTCTTCTTAGAAGGGATTACCCACTGAGAGTCATCGGGAATGTGGACCTGTCTCCTCTCCTCAAGGAGCCGGAGAGCCTCCTCTTCGCAGGGGACCTCGTCCAGCCCCTTCTCCGCCGTTGCCGAGTCCTATAAGAGAAAAAATTtgaagaaatcaaagaaatcTCCTACAGTTCGGGAAGAATGAAGAAAGGTATACCTTTGGCggaagaggtagaggtttctcCTCAGGCCGTTGGATGGTCCCTTGAGCAAATCTCATGACACTGAATTTCTTCATGAGTTCTGGATCTTTTGCTCGAAGgttttccttggctatccctgcaAAACCACGAGTTAGAGACAAGCAAATATACCATAGAAGAGAGAAGGAAGAAGTCCGAaaactcttactccgatcgatagccaagctgatgccgaatgctgagaggaggttctcattctccaactcaggacgacCTGGTATCCAGTTGAgctggacgttcatgggtttccttcccaattgaacgtccatctttgcatacTCGATTATTACCGCGTCGCTAAGAGAAcactgcgggatcccattattaaaacccgaaaGGTTGCGTTTGATGTCGAAGGAGGTTTTGATGTTCCATCCTTCTGAATTATATAGGTAGGCAAATTTAGTCCTATACCCCTTTTTGGTTATCGGAgaggtcgtggactatcttcagtccacgACGGTGGGTAAAAGTtatccagccacagccgtagGATTGAGAGTTACATAGGCAGGCTCTAAATATATCTCTAAACGCagtgagtgttggtggcacggccaaaactttacataagatcaaaaatgccaccatacaaccccaggcgtttgggtataactcgggttcaaaaactctaacacctccctaaaaaatGGGTGAAGAGGAAACCTGAGTCCTAACTCAAAAGAGGGAAAATATACGGCTATacagtgtgggggaggaaacctaacggtgtcataatttCCCGGGGTAATGATATTTATGTTgtctttcaaaccccatttttgagagatggcttcCCGACGCTTGTCTAGGTCTCTCTTGGTTTGTAAATCTATGAAATAATTAAGGGGACCGCCGTTGggaatgtagaatggaggaggaactggcgctgcgctctcccttcccgaagactcggctgatccttcactattttccatatctacatacaataacccttccaggtcaggatttattcgcggcaagtaattgggaaagaaagcaacgctcacttcccaaggagcagttctCATTATCTCCGGGGGGTATACGggggatacagacgactcatcccctgcttttattggttcataatggggggtGATTCTCACTGAACTACTttcgtccgaatcattcattaataATCCCTCTTTATTAAAGCGTCTACATGCTACCAAAGGAATTTTTGTCGGGATATCCGAGTTAATGTCGAAGTTAGCTATTATctcatgagtagccgcgacatccatattaaTGAATCAAAAAATAATAGGCGAAACTTGTGAAGGATTGGggctaatttcataaaattaattcaaaactaaatattcaAGAATGCGAAGAACAATTTGAAGATTaatgtgaagaaattcaagaaatttgaaggaagatttgaataccttgaaaatatattgaagatttgtcagaaatttgatgaagttctgtcagaatccttgaagatcttcgagaggattgtcagaagtttgaacaAGGATTGAAGATTCtcagagcgtctctctctactttctctttctagcaATATGAAAAATTGAGGGAATTAATGAGTTAGGTGAAGCAAGAACTGTTCCAACAATcctatttattgcagcaattaggcatggccacggtccgggttggtccggttccgttccggttccacccggttccggttccatttggaacctgtcgcgaacggttccggtttcggttccgtttccgggcggttccaaacggttccttggcggttcatgaggcggttccggtggttccaactcacgggacgggcgggtcggaccatcggttccatttttattttttctttaaatatttatataataaaaaatactataatattgcggacgtacctttgatgattacttgattattagcgaaattcattgcatgtcaagttgtcatcgttattgaaatatttactaaagagaatgaaaaaaatatattaataacaaacgaatcaatgataatgtccgataaagatgattaataaaaaaaagggagaaaatggacttgaacctagtagtacccaaaggaatactaagctgcctacgtatcccgaaggaatcaaagcccacgtagttctttgtcataccttttatttatagttgttgaatgttgatttatcgttgtcggattgatcctattcgtcttcgtcatcatcatgtggttggttagatgcttctgctgactctcctcctgacgatgatgcagatgtatccatcatcatccatggatcatcatcatcgtcttgatcatcatcattccttagtccttgtgttcgaatctctgcttgatcccaatctttcttgcaaatacatatttgaatactctgtggagcaagacgagatctcttttcgtccaaaactcttctacctgcactaaaagcagactccgacgcaattgttgacgcgggaattgcaaggatatcctttgcaattctcgataaaatgggaaattttacagatttttctttccaccactctaaaatattataactaccttggtctatttcaaagtggtgtttaagataactatctagttctaaatatgaggtcgaggaagaagatgatcctacaaaactatcatcttgactcattatattagctattaccgagttatagtaagagggacatgccgaaacgctagcacgcctagacgtatcgcgttttgggttatacacactagcgtaataatcagagttctgctaaatattttttacatgttcctacataattatgtacatcagtaggcgggcgatctaacgattggtagtaaaatcctattactttagtaaggacctcagttttaaaacatgggtccaaaatggttgcgattccataaatataaggaaattcggtaaaatatgccttccatttttccatcatatctgcaagaatcggcttcaaatatgggttagtatcatcatgcgtatatttaaggagatgataaaaaatagtaacacactcacttattactaagtgaacgttcggttcataaacatatgaaaaaatcttagtcgcgtggtcatacgcttctaatatgttatgtacacctatagctaattcccaagtgtcatcagctatgtaactatctgtacactcactatatagttgtgttataactggacgataagcaatcgcctttcttaataaatcgttggttgagccccaacgtgtaggagtatccaatgaccaatacacttttttaagttgatattggtcacataattgtttgtatcgtctctttatctttccaatcctaagccacttcactatatccctaattggttctaataaatcgcttaattgttttatgccagcttggcaagataagttaactatatgcgcacaacaacgtatgtgtaataagctaccccaaggataaaactaaatgcaggttcgttatacaaaagttctagacatttaatgttcgcggttgcattatcagttgaacaacaaaatatcttatctaataagttccattctctacatatctctactaatctatattttatgttttcaccggtatgtctttctggcattgtctcaaaagcaattattcttttttgaataatccaattttgatctatccaatgtgctgttacacacatataagattctaaatgtgggggagcagaccaaatgtcagttgttatgctaaccctaccattaaaagatttaaacatttcaactaattcatagcgcattgattcatataatttaattgtgcgtcttttaagagtgctcctagggattgctctatattgtggttgcatagTTTTTCTAGcgtaacgctcgtatgccctactttcaccgtggttaaaaggcaattcatcacaaattacatacctagaaaattcatcaatcatatcattacaattatatctaaaaggcatacctgtgctgtgaatgtcccactgtgtctgtcggcttccacttccacttgtggtcccgttgccgcttgctgcatgagtttcttttgtgattccatgcttctttgccaaatgtttgttaaaagattccgtaccaccacctaacacgtattcacaaaacacaataaataaatttttataaaatatgaatatataatgtatgtataaaaaacttaaaaagtatttacctctggcgaaattgtatgcaactaagggctttactccttgactttcacaaatttgacaagtgcataagaaaatatctggattctcggttggttcttttgtgaaatacgaccacacatgtgaaacagctctaccactaggaggtggcattgccggaaacggttgtcttactggttcatcttcatctaaataaataatttaaaattataaaactataattaaataaataaataatttaaaatttaattaatttgaagaataaaattataaaactaaccgatagtttggaaattgactcgtttaccacgagcttgtctttgttgttgttgttcttcatgtgatcttgttgatgactgtcgagatatatgtatcccaataggggtcgttggttcctcttcttgttgttcttcttcatcaatttgtatttctctttctacttcttctgcataattatgtaattttgggtcgtacccttccggataattatgttcataattataattactaatggaaggtgttgttgataccgacggagtagaagtggcctttcttttggacgaactggaacctcccaatgattttgccactttagtaactttttttgaggcttttttcaaaaatgaagacatgattgataatattgaagtaataatagaaatatagaatcaagaaataaataattaattaattatgtaactaactaaatgaagaaataattaaaagactaattatgtaattaagagaataattgcgtaattaaagaattaagtagagagagtaagtagagagagtaggagaagagatgagttgtgaatgaaaatgattgaaagtgatgagtatatatagaggaaactccaacggctagttaacggtCATAAACGGTAAcattttggcgaaccggttccggttccacggaaccgttgagccggttcaaccggaccggttccggttccgattccagaaccggttccatggaaccgttggaccggttctcccggaccggttccggttccaaaccgcgggttgtttacccggttcacgacgtttttttccggcggtttcacggttccggcaactttttttccggcggtttcgcGGTttggggcggttcggaacctgtcgcaaacggttccggttccggatccggttccaagcgattcaggaccggttcggttccgggtaacccgccccgtggccatgcctagcaGCAATAAATGCTGAAAACATCGAATCTAGACCTCCTTTAAACGAAAGGCGGTATCCAAAACTTAAACcggggagtcgataagtcggacccccaataaGGAGACAAATGTCTAAAATTTGTCTAAGTATTTTCACATAATGTCCGAGAAGTCGATTAGTCGGACCCCTCATGAGGGACAATATTGAAAATATTCTCCAAGTATCAAATTTTGATTATGACCGTATACTTGATAAGTCGGACTATCAGGATGGGATAAAATGACAATAGATTttctaagttttaaaaatttcgTTAAAGCCGTagggtcgacaagtcggaccctgaaTTACACTCCAGAACGGATACGAATTATTTCAAGTATTGGGATGTCCgcatggtcgataagtcggaccctcaagtGGTCCCGGTTAGGGTGAAAAAGTTTTAAGTATGGGAGAGGTGCCTCCGTTTTTTCAGTATCATCCGAGAAATGTAATTACAAAATCTTTCCGCGTCTTTGAAGGAAGAAG from the Amaranthus tricolor cultivar Red isolate AtriRed21 chromosome 12, ASM2621246v1, whole genome shotgun sequence genome contains:
- the LOC130828577 gene encoding uncharacterized protein LOC130828577, giving the protein MKDYDAGREAARRPWNQRRRSPRRDEAKHESSNTQGTINVIFGGYTEEFPTIRAAKDIVHTLLKGPPKTVSKGPIMRFDATTSQPLQQPHTDPLVVTLKVGQMKVKRVLVDTGSTADLITMECLRKMKFEEKHLQPLDKPLIGFGGNQVIPLGTIILPVRVGERNRSRAMPVRFTVVDLTFPYNAIMGLPLINKIKAAIFPHQLLLQFEQDDGRVGVLKEDQVTARQCLVNTLKRETSATPSKRKREEESPTVMSVYTDGPNSHERPHPVERYEETEIFDGK